In a genomic window of Candidatus Neomarinimicrobiota bacterium:
- a CDS encoding right-handed parallel beta-helix repeat-containing protein, producing the protein MKNLINYPIQLSTLDALDTLGVPPDIVKYSGSDVTSFRDIPRSIRIQGRHELRPLWSGDDRGCFQVDQDAQVYISDFNFQGTGGDTALIRVSSGSLILENCDFKPSDFWAIEVDSGAILELRNVNFSAQSAGAIHMRGGQVKIFDSFFEQIGKTAVYASGGDLFELHKSILRNTMGSALEINSVAEVWLDSVRIIDSFQDGIAISGCDYVLISQVESRENGRHGLSLSDAKICGILNYSALGNLVNGMQLNSVDTLRLINSEFIGNGESGGVITETHRSRIAGIRVGHNGGEGLQFTQGEEVWINNASFQANPLTGLTITSFKLIDLQQISLVNNGQGLLVSNFDSLGIDHSLLSSNRMNGMNINGGDQVYASQNLVKGNSSGVVIKEILFVDLDSNRVESNILGSDIQSVPKLKMNDNVWVSNESGAYFSEIGSMTSTGDQWLANLDTGFEIFSADELLISGARIHNNRNGALLNEVSLRIESSVIDSSREIGLKLLNSSGILEKVTSTHNGIGLDLGEGSQAKITQCHFRDNELSLNAEASVSLNLSFSSVSNSRRGIRLGNYAEASILSNQFKLIDGYSVELAGPHIQSILMRQNVITKTGGVLKSRASSGDIQLQSNTFANNIGGIQAAKRSLHAVDHNIFYHTGIPDRQMLRQENLFKWNCIYPATASDQSASTESQNIYSDPDFGTNHYLAPTSPCLHGGDNGLLIGALGAQPTTRPSLQP; encoded by the coding sequence ATGAAAAATCTGATAAATTATCCTATCCAGCTCTCCACGCTGGATGCACTTGATACCCTGGGTGTGCCTCCAGATATTGTCAAATACTCAGGTTCTGACGTGACTTCATTCAGGGATATTCCGCGTAGTATTCGCATTCAGGGAAGGCATGAATTAAGACCACTCTGGTCAGGTGATGATCGCGGTTGTTTTCAGGTGGATCAGGATGCACAAGTCTATATATCTGATTTCAATTTCCAGGGGACTGGGGGGGACACTGCACTTATTCGAGTGAGTTCCGGATCTCTCATCCTCGAAAATTGCGATTTTAAACCAAGCGACTTCTGGGCCATCGAAGTTGACTCAGGTGCAATTCTGGAATTGAGAAATGTAAATTTCTCTGCTCAGAGTGCAGGTGCCATCCACATGCGTGGGGGTCAAGTGAAGATATTTGACAGCTTTTTTGAACAGATCGGAAAAACTGCCGTTTATGCAAGTGGAGGTGATCTTTTCGAGCTACATAAGTCCATTCTTCGTAATACCATGGGATCTGCACTGGAAATAAATTCGGTTGCTGAAGTCTGGCTGGATTCAGTGCGGATTATTGATTCCTTCCAGGATGGGATCGCCATCAGCGGATGTGACTATGTTCTGATAAGTCAGGTTGAGTCCCGGGAAAATGGTCGACATGGCTTGAGTTTGAGTGATGCGAAGATATGTGGCATTCTGAATTACTCCGCCTTGGGTAATCTTGTAAATGGGATGCAGTTGAATTCTGTGGATACGCTGCGACTCATCAATTCAGAATTTATTGGGAACGGGGAGAGTGGTGGCGTCATCACAGAGACGCATCGAAGCAGGATAGCTGGCATACGAGTGGGTCACAATGGGGGGGAAGGCCTCCAGTTCACCCAAGGAGAAGAGGTATGGATCAATAATGCATCCTTCCAGGCAAATCCACTTACTGGCCTGACCATAACCTCATTTAAATTGATTGATCTCCAGCAAATCAGTCTTGTTAACAATGGGCAAGGGCTGTTGGTAAGTAATTTTGACAGTTTGGGGATAGATCATAGTCTGCTCAGCTCAAACCGTATGAATGGTATGAATATTAATGGAGGTGATCAAGTATATGCCTCCCAGAACCTAGTCAAGGGAAACAGCTCAGGAGTGGTGATAAAGGAGATTCTCTTTGTTGACCTCGATTCCAATCGGGTTGAGTCAAATATCCTTGGGAGCGATATCCAATCCGTTCCTAAACTTAAAATGAATGATAATGTGTGGGTTTCAAATGAGAGTGGGGCCTACTTCTCGGAAATTGGTTCCATGACCAGCACAGGAGATCAATGGCTTGCTAATCTTGATACAGGTTTTGAGATATTTTCCGCAGATGAATTGCTCATTTCTGGAGCCAGAATTCACAACAATAGGAATGGGGCGCTGCTAAACGAAGTATCTTTGCGGATAGAATCGAGTGTAATTGATTCAAGCAGAGAAATCGGTCTGAAATTGCTGAATAGCAGTGGGATATTGGAAAAGGTCACTTCTACACACAATGGCATTGGATTGGACCTTGGAGAAGGGAGTCAGGCCAAAATTACACAATGTCATTTCAGGGATAATGAGCTGAGCCTCAACGCTGAAGCTTCAGTATCTTTGAACCTGTCCTTTTCTTCAGTGAGCAATTCCAGGAGGGGCATACGTCTTGGAAATTATGCCGAGGCGAGCATCCTCTCAAATCAGTTTAAACTGATAGATGGCTATTCTGTGGAATTAGCAGGACCTCATATACAATCTATACTCATGCGACAGAATGTGATTACAAAAACTGGAGGGGTTCTGAAATCGCGTGCTTCTTCGGGTGACATTCAACTGCAAAGTAATACTTTTGCCAACAACATAGGTGGCATTCAAGCTGCCAAAAGATCACTCCATGCTGTGGATCATAACATATTTTACCATACTGGCATACCTGATCGTCAAATGTTAAGGCAGGAGAACTTATTTAAATGGAACTGCATCTATCCTGCAACTGCAAGTGATCAATCTGCCTCGACGGAGTCTCAGAATATATATAGCGACCCTGATTTTGGTACGAACCACTACTTAGCTCCGACCTCGCCATGCTTGCATGGAGGTGATAATGGATTACTCATTGGAGCTCTGGGAGCCCAGCCTACAACTCGTCCAAGCCTTCAACCATAA